The following coding sequences are from one uncultured Bacteroides sp. window:
- a CDS encoding carboxypeptidase-like regulatory domain-containing protein: MRRHLIHFLLVALLLACSAATAFAQVAVKGQVVDAENGDPMIGAAVTVVGSTQGVVTDVDGNFALSVAPNATLSIKYLGYKELKKKITQNKAQVDLGVIKIEVDAVALSDVTITSSIAVARKTPVAVSTIGPTFIAERLGTQEFPEILKSTPGVYATKQGGGYGDSRVNLRGFASANIAVMVNGVPMNDMEWGGVYWSNWAGLSDVTRSMQVQRGLGASKISSPSVGGSINIVTNSTNAKKGGAVSYGVGNDGYNKMLFALSTGMNEKGWAVSILGSKTWGDGYIRGTAFNAYSWFINVSKRLGDKHVLSLTATGAPQSHNKRYDKLTIAQWELQKSVGLGDGYRYNATYGFDANGRERVSTNYNYYHKPQVSLNHIWDINIKSSLSSSLYLSIGDGYGYRAVGDNYSTLYGATNGVPNTTYRKKDGTFDYAALMENNANSANGSLAAVAKNMNNHVWYGLLSTYKNQLTSNLDFQAGLDLRYYKGTHVARIADLYGGQYVIDPDRANVPYKSEDIAWQNEKLYIGDIVYRDYESYIGQYGAFTQLEYTKDKLSTFVSANANVNTYKRQDHFYYNDEKSDSKTKIGYGVKGGANYNLDEHHNAFANVGFFSRTPFYSGGVFLNSTTSNLLNPNSKNEKVISFELGYGYTSRVFNATVNVYRTSWLDKSITKSKTDAQESAYLNLNGVDALHQGIELEFTYKPLRKLQINGMLSLGDWQWKSNAKGYWYNKNGQALDQNQNITTIGSADHASSTLNLDGIKVGNSAQTTAYLAVSYELLKGLYFNASGNFYGRNYSDYDITSTNKFETGVEDVAQPWRIPSAYVFDSGLSYHFKIGDLDATWITNCNNVLNEHYITDAKDNGAKTGGHGWQDATVFYGFGRTWSMSMKVKF, encoded by the coding sequence ATGAGAAGACATCTAATTCATTTTCTGCTAGTTGCTTTGCTGTTGGCGTGTTCTGCTGCTACAGCTTTTGCTCAGGTTGCAGTTAAGGGACAAGTTGTGGATGCTGAAAATGGCGATCCGATGATTGGAGCTGCTGTAACAGTTGTTGGTAGCACTCAGGGAGTTGTGACTGACGTGGACGGTAACTTCGCTCTTAGTGTTGCTCCTAATGCAACATTATCTATCAAGTATCTGGGATACAAAGAGCTAAAAAAGAAAATTACACAGAATAAGGCTCAGGTAGATCTTGGAGTTATCAAAATTGAAGTAGATGCGGTTGCTTTATCTGACGTAACAATTACTTCTTCAATTGCAGTTGCCCGTAAGACTCCGGTAGCAGTTTCTACTATTGGACCGACTTTTATTGCAGAGAGACTTGGTACTCAAGAGTTTCCTGAAATATTGAAGTCGACTCCGGGTGTATATGCAACAAAGCAAGGGGGTGGTTATGGTGATTCGCGCGTAAATCTTCGTGGATTCGCTTCTGCAAATATTGCTGTTATGGTAAATGGTGTGCCTATGAATGATATGGAATGGGGAGGTGTCTATTGGTCAAACTGGGCAGGCCTTTCAGATGTTACTCGCTCTATGCAAGTACAAAGAGGATTGGGGGCATCTAAAATATCTTCACCTTCTGTAGGTGGATCTATCAATATTGTAACAAACTCTACAAATGCAAAGAAAGGTGGTGCTGTCTCTTATGGAGTAGGTAATGATGGCTACAACAAGATGCTTTTTGCTCTTTCTACAGGAATGAATGAAAAGGGCTGGGCTGTCTCTATCTTGGGTTCTAAGACTTGGGGCGATGGTTATATCCGTGGAACAGCTTTTAACGCGTATTCTTGGTTTATAAATGTTTCTAAAAGACTAGGTGATAAACATGTATTGTCTTTGACGGCAACTGGAGCACCTCAAAGCCATAATAAACGTTATGATAAGCTGACTATTGCACAGTGGGAACTACAAAAATCAGTAGGTTTAGGTGATGGATATCGTTATAATGCTACATATGGTTTTGATGCTAATGGGCGTGAACGTGTTTCTACAAATTATAACTATTATCACAAACCTCAGGTATCATTAAATCATATTTGGGATATAAATATAAAATCTAGTCTCTCTTCTTCTTTGTATCTTTCTATAGGAGATGGTTATGGCTATAGGGCAGTAGGTGATAACTATTCAACTTTATATGGAGCTACTAATGGAGTACCTAATACAACTTATCGTAAAAAGGATGGTACTTTTGACTATGCTGCGTTAATGGAAAATAATGCAAACTCTGCTAATGGAAGTTTGGCTGCTGTAGCTAAGAATATGAATAATCATGTTTGGTATGGTTTGTTATCTACATATAAGAATCAATTGACAAGTAATTTGGATTTTCAAGCAGGTCTTGATTTGCGTTACTATAAAGGAACGCATGTTGCTCGTATTGCAGATCTTTATGGTGGACAATATGTGATTGATCCTGATAGGGCAAACGTACCATATAAATCAGAGGACATTGCTTGGCAGAACGAGAAACTTTATATTGGTGATATTGTATATCGTGATTATGAAAGTTATATTGGACAATATGGAGCTTTTACTCAATTAGAGTATACAAAAGATAAATTGTCTACTTTTGTTTCTGCTAACGCTAATGTTAACACTTATAAACGGCAAGATCATTTTTATTATAATGATGAGAAATCAGACTCAAAGACGAAAATAGGATATGGGGTCAAAGGTGGCGCAAATTATAACCTGGATGAGCATCATAATGCTTTTGCAAATGTTGGTTTTTTCTCTCGTACTCCGTTTTATTCAGGAGGTGTTTTCCTAAATTCTACAACTAGCAACTTATTAAATCCTAACTCTAAAAATGAAAAAGTTATTTCATTTGAATTGGGTTATGGTTATACATCAAGGGTGTTTAATGCTACAGTTAATGTTTACCGTACTTCATGGTTGGATAAATCTATAACTAAATCAAAAACTGATGCTCAAGAGAGTGCCTATTTAAATTTAAATGGTGTTGATGCTTTACATCAAGGTATAGAGCTTGAATTTACGTATAAACCTTTAAGAAAACTTCAAATTAATGGAATGCTTTCTCTAGGGGATTGGCAATGGAAAAGTAATGCAAAGGGTTATTGGTATAACAAGAATGGCCAAGCATTGGATCAAAATCAAAATATAACTACTATAGGATCTGCTGATCATGCTTCTTCTACTTTGAATCTTGATGGTATTAAAGTTGGAAATTCGGCTCAAACGACAGCATATTTAGCTGTTTCTTATGAGTTGTTGAAAGGACTTTATTTTAATGCAAGTGGTAACTTTTATGGTCGTAATTACTCTGATTATGATATCACTAGTACAAATAAATTTGAAACAGGTGTAGAAGATGTGGCTCAACCATGGCGTATACCAAGTGCCTATGTTTTTGATTCAGGTCTTAGCTATCATTTCAAAATTGGTGATTTGGATGCAACGTGGATTACTAATTGTAATAATGTGCTGAATGAACATTATATTACGGATGCCAAAGATAATGGTGCTAAAACAGGTGGACATGGTTGGCAGGATGCAACTGTATTCTATGGATTTGGACGTACATGGTCTATGAGTATGAAGGTTAAATTTTAA
- a CDS encoding endonuclease/exonuclease/phosphatase family protein, whose protein sequence is MKKLKLHRVLDTIAIVITLCLALLTIIGSYARYIPPSHSILIPIIGLFLPILLLLNIPIIIYWGFQKKYWLLVPILAIGSNWGYINSIYQIQFDKKKVPSDYSNIKIATYNVFGFGKEADGHSCKNIAGYMAKANVDIICFQEFEGNETFTVDSIKKAFSKWKYSIITPDSLHLLPLAIFSKYPINDSKLLTYPNSKNSSIWGEISIGGKQIRVFNNHLQTTNISEIRKKIIREQKENSLSTKDIIYEVLRSIRENSLKREIQAKAIHKVIEESPYPILLCGDFNSIPSSYIYRTVKGQLEDGFKTSGSGYAYSYRYYKRMLRIDYIFHSHDIQGIHYHSPSLDFSDHNPVIMEVGIKR, encoded by the coding sequence ATGAAAAAATTAAAACTACACAGAGTATTAGATACTATTGCAATAGTAATAACTCTCTGTTTAGCCCTTTTGACTATAATAGGTAGCTATGCTCGATATATTCCTCCATCACATTCTATACTTATTCCCATAATCGGGCTATTTTTGCCCATACTATTATTGCTAAACATTCCCATCATCATATATTGGGGCTTCCAGAAAAAATACTGGCTATTGGTCCCCATATTAGCCATTGGTTCTAATTGGGGATACATTAACTCCATATATCAAATTCAATTTGATAAAAAAAAAGTACCTTCCGATTACTCAAATATAAAAATAGCCACTTATAACGTTTTCGGTTTTGGAAAAGAAGCCGATGGTCATTCATGTAAGAACATTGCAGGATATATGGCAAAAGCGAATGTGGATATTATTTGTTTTCAAGAGTTTGAGGGAAATGAAACCTTTACAGTAGACAGCATAAAAAAGGCTTTCTCAAAATGGAAATACAGCATTATTACCCCTGACAGCTTACATCTTCTTCCATTAGCCATATTCAGCAAATACCCCATCAATGATAGCAAATTATTAACATACCCCAACAGTAAAAATAGCAGTATATGGGGAGAGATCTCAATAGGAGGAAAGCAAATTCGTGTATTTAACAACCACTTACAGACTACCAATATTTCAGAAATCCGTAAAAAGATCATCAGAGAACAAAAAGAGAATTCTCTCTCCACAAAAGATATAATATATGAAGTTTTAAGAAGTATCAGAGAGAACTCACTAAAACGAGAAATACAAGCAAAAGCCATACATAAAGTAATTGAGGAAAGTCCCTATCCGATATTATTATGTGGAGATTTTAACTCTATTCCATCCTCCTACATATATCGCACAGTTAAAGGTCAGTTAGAAGACGGATTCAAAACATCAGGAAGCGGATATGCCTATAGCTACCGTTACTACAAACGTATGCTCCGTATTGATTACATCTTTCATTCTCACGACATACAAGGAATACATTACCATTCTCCCTCATTAGATTTTAGTGATCATAACCCTGTGATCATGGAAGTTGGGATAAAAAGATAA
- a CDS encoding choice-of-anchor J domain-containing protein codes for MKKILFFSILLAGVSSLFTSCNNEPNFDGLDDLSKPTNLATYTDVYPGENFSADKLAKTVLPAWLLSKYYTCDEGSSASVTYNYETTEEDVPSISVDFERNIILNAETNISGWFNLATVGDLKWMDKSYNNVYTQMSANGAAGEVNAWFISPKHKVTKGESLSFDVCIGYWNADCLQVLISSTFQGTNSSVTNSKTKWIDVTSSFTIPQEPTNKYGSFATAGSLNLDQYAGQDIYVAFKYVGNGAAESKATTTIQLDNIKIAGTKTVTTEMTDEYSYDGAAWNFVRTVPKAALNETFDDRTINSGDKTMLTGWVSAATQGTVYWTDKSYSKNNYTNCSAYKQASTVEAWLITPELEIRDNYILKFDMVSGHWTHEALHVYVSTNFDGKEEGISTATWEEITDLVMPKKESGYSSFTTVGPTDLSAYVGQNIYVAFKYLGDPTQNQTSTVQLDNIYVGE; via the coding sequence ATGAAAAAAATATTATTTTTTAGCATACTACTTGCAGGAGTTTCTTCTCTATTTACTTCTTGCAATAACGAACCTAATTTTGATGGTTTAGATGATTTGAGTAAACCGACAAATCTTGCTACCTATACTGATGTGTATCCAGGTGAAAATTTTTCTGCAGATAAGTTGGCAAAGACAGTTTTACCAGCTTGGCTACTCTCTAAGTATTATACCTGTGATGAGGGATCATCTGCTTCGGTAACTTATAATTATGAAACAACTGAAGAAGATGTTCCTTCTATTTCTGTGGACTTTGAAAGAAATATCATTCTAAATGCAGAAACAAATATTTCTGGTTGGTTCAATTTAGCTACTGTTGGTGATCTGAAATGGATGGATAAATCATATAATAACGTGTATACTCAGATGTCAGCAAATGGTGCGGCGGGAGAAGTCAATGCATGGTTCATTTCTCCTAAGCATAAAGTGACAAAAGGTGAATCTTTATCTTTTGATGTTTGTATTGGATATTGGAATGCTGATTGTCTTCAAGTGCTTATATCATCTACATTTCAAGGAACTAATAGTAGTGTGACTAATAGTAAGACGAAATGGATTGATGTTACTTCTAGCTTTACTATTCCTCAAGAGCCTACTAACAAATATGGTAGTTTTGCTACAGCTGGCAGCCTGAATTTAGATCAATATGCTGGACAGGATATCTATGTAGCATTTAAATATGTGGGTAATGGTGCTGCGGAGTCAAAAGCTACTACTACCATTCAGCTTGATAATATTAAAATTGCTGGAACTAAGACTGTTACTACTGAAATGACAGATGAATATTCTTATGATGGTGCTGCCTGGAATTTTGTCCGTACTGTGCCTAAAGCTGCGTTAAATGAAACATTTGATGATCGTACGATAAACTCTGGCGACAAGACTATGTTAACTGGATGGGTAAGTGCAGCAACTCAGGGAACGGTTTATTGGACTGATAAATCATATAGTAAAAATAATTATACAAACTGTTCTGCTTACAAACAGGCAAGTACAGTTGAAGCTTGGTTAATTACTCCTGAACTTGAGATTAGAGATAATTATATTCTTAAGTTTGATATGGTTTCTGGACATTGGACGCATGAGGCTTTACATGTTTATGTCTCTACAAATTTTGATGGTAAAGAAGAAGGCATATCTACTGCAACTTGGGAGGAAATTACAGATTTAGTTATGCCTAAAAAAGAATCTGGTTATTCTAGTTTCACTACTGTTGGTCCTACTGACCTCTCTGCTTATGTTGGGCAGAATATATATGTTGCTTTTAAGTATTTAGGTGATCCTACTCAAAACCAAACTTCTACGGTACAGCTAGATAATATTTATGTAGGTGAATAA
- the ettA gene encoding energy-dependent translational throttle protein EttA: MADDKKIIFSMVGVSKAFQPNKNVLKNIYLSFFYGAKIGIIGLNGSGKSTLLKIIGGLEKSYQGEVVFSQGYSVGYLAQEPHLDDNKTVKEVVMEGVQPIVDALAEYEDINLKFGEPEYYENAEKMDKLFARQAELQDVIDATDAWNLDSVLERAMDALRCPPEDQPVANLSGGERRRVALCRLLLQKPDILLLDEPTNHLDAESIDWLEQHLQQYEGTVIAVTHDRYFLDHVAGWILELDRGEGIPWKGNYSSWLDQKTKRMQMEEKTASKRRKTLERELEWVRLAPKARQAKGKARLNSYDKLLNEDQKEKEEKLEIFIPNGPRLGNKVIEAKGVAKAYGDKLLFDDLNFMLPPNGIVGVIGPNGAGKTTLFRLIMGMEKVDRGEFEVGETVKVAYVDQQHKDIDPNKSVYQVISGGNELMRMGGRDINARAYLSRFNFAGADQEKLCGVLSGGERNRLHLAMALKEEGNVLLLDEPTNDIDVNTLRALEEGLEDFAGCAVVISHDRWFLDRICTHILAFEGDSNVFYFEGSYSDYEVNKMKRLGNEEPKRVRYRKLMD, translated from the coding sequence ATGGCTGACGATAAAAAGATTATTTTCTCAATGGTTGGAGTGAGCAAGGCTTTTCAACCGAACAAAAATGTGCTTAAAAATATTTATCTCTCCTTTTTCTATGGTGCTAAAATTGGTATTATAGGTCTTAATGGATCGGGTAAATCTACTTTGCTTAAAATTATTGGCGGTCTGGAGAAATCATATCAAGGTGAAGTGGTGTTCTCGCAAGGGTATTCTGTAGGTTACTTGGCACAGGAGCCACACTTGGATGATAACAAGACGGTGAAAGAAGTGGTGATGGAGGGTGTGCAACCTATTGTAGACGCTTTGGCTGAGTATGAGGATATCAATCTTAAGTTTGGTGAGCCGGAGTATTATGAGAATGCTGAAAAGATGGATAAGTTATTTGCGCGCCAGGCGGAATTGCAGGATGTGATAGATGCAACGGATGCATGGAACTTGGATAGTGTACTTGAACGTGCGATGGATGCTCTCCGTTGTCCGCCTGAGGATCAACCGGTGGCAAACTTGTCAGGGGGAGAACGCCGTCGGGTGGCTTTGTGTCGCTTGTTATTGCAGAAACCTGATATTTTGCTGCTTGATGAACCTACGAACCACCTTGATGCGGAGTCTATCGATTGGTTGGAACAACATTTGCAACAATATGAGGGTACGGTGATTGCTGTGACCCACGACCGTTATTTCCTTGATCATGTGGCTGGATGGATTTTAGAGCTTGATCGTGGTGAGGGGATTCCATGGAAGGGTAACTATTCTTCTTGGTTGGATCAAAAGACTAAGCGTATGCAGATGGAGGAAAAAACGGCTAGTAAGCGCCGGAAAACTCTGGAACGCGAATTGGAATGGGTGCGATTGGCTCCTAAAGCTCGTCAAGCTAAAGGTAAGGCTCGTTTGAATTCTTATGATAAATTGCTGAATGAGGATCAGAAGGAGAAGGAGGAAAAACTTGAAATATTTATTCCTAACGGTCCTCGTTTGGGTAATAAGGTGATAGAGGCTAAAGGGGTAGCTAAAGCGTATGGTGATAAGCTGCTGTTTGATGATCTTAACTTTATGCTTCCTCCTAATGGTATTGTGGGGGTTATCGGACCAAATGGTGCCGGTAAAACTACTTTGTTTAGACTGATCATGGGGATGGAGAAGGTTGATAGAGGTGAGTTTGAGGTAGGAGAGACTGTTAAAGTGGCGTATGTGGATCAACAGCATAAGGATATTGATCCTAATAAGAGCGTTTATCAGGTAATCTCCGGTGGTAATGAGCTAATGCGTATGGGAGGAAGAGATATTAATGCGCGTGCATATCTTTCTCGTTTCAATTTTGCAGGTGCTGATCAGGAAAAGCTCTGCGGGGTTCTTTCCGGTGGTGAGAGAAATCGTCTTCATCTAGCAATGGCTTTGAAAGAAGAGGGTAACGTGTTACTGCTTGATGAACCGACTAATGATATTGACGTAAATACATTGCGCGCATTAGAAGAAGGCTTGGAAGACTTTGCCGGTTGTGCTGTTGTTATTTCGCATGACCGTTGGTTCCTTGACCGTATCTGCACTCATATTCTTGCTTTCGAAGGCGACTCAAATGTTTTCTATTTTGAAGGTTCTTACTCTGACTATGAAGTGAATAAAATGAAACGTTTAGGTAATGAAGAACCAAAACGGGTGAGATATAGAAAGTTGATGGACTGA